The proteins below are encoded in one region of Silene latifolia isolate original U9 population chromosome 2, ASM4854445v1, whole genome shotgun sequence:
- the LOC141632408 gene encoding uncharacterized protein LOC141632408 yields MEGIIDSLIKCSQRITEALETAKKYLLRRNQILDEKYGRKRGWSMIVEKQDRSRRLENMTLEEQLRYSEFTRDISRLVDQLNKHKDQLNNEFDDERKGNIRTYKGVDYVVQYVVKE; encoded by the exons ATGGAAGGAATCATAGACAGTTTGATAAAATGTTCCCAGCGAATCACTGAAGCTCTTGAG ACAGCAAAGAAATATTTGTTGCGGAGGAACCAGATTTTAGACGAAAAGTATGGTAGAAAGCGAGGGTGGTCAATGATAGTTGAGAAACAG GATCGCTCTAGGCGTCTAGAGAATATGACACTTGAAGAACAGCTTCGGTACTCGGAATTCACTAGAGACATTTCACGATTG GTGGATCAATTGAACAAACACAAGGATCAATTGAACAACGAGTTTGACGACGAAAGAAAG GGGAATATTCGTACATATAAGGGTGTCGACTACGTCGTGCAATATGTTGTCAAGGAGTAA